A part of Planococcus sp. MB-3u-03 genomic DNA contains:
- a CDS encoding shikimate kinase, translating to MGAGKTTVGKLLARQLYRDFIDIDEEIEKAFGLPIPEIFKTYGEKAFRDKERELIKAFGSQPLLVISVGGGAFLQEENRRNCLSNCTVLYFDISWDSWKERIHVLTETRPLLKDKTLQEMEQLFRERQSIYAANHSQFQVDDFEAMEAAEYLADSLKLSWDIHAPQL from the coding sequence ATGGGAGCTGGAAAAACGACAGTCGGCAAATTACTGGCACGCCAGCTTTACCGCGATTTCATTGATATCGATGAAGAAATTGAAAAGGCATTCGGCTTGCCGATCCCGGAAATTTTTAAGACCTACGGGGAGAAAGCGTTTCGCGACAAAGAACGGGAATTGATCAAAGCTTTTGGCAGCCAGCCCTTGCTCGTGATCTCTGTCGGGGGAGGCGCTTTTCTCCAGGAAGAAAACCGCCGAAATTGCCTGTCCAATTGCACAGTTCTGTATTTCGATATTTCCTGGGATTCCTGGAAAGAACGCATTCATGTGCTGACGGAAACACGGCCGCTCCTTAAAGATAAGACTCTTCAGGAGATGGAACAGCTTTTCCGCGAGCGCCAATCGATTTATGCAGCCAACCACTCCCAATTTCAAGTCGATGATTTTGAAGCCATGGAAGCCGCCGAGTATTTGGCTGATTCCTTGAAATTATCCTGGGACATCCATGCGCCGCAACTGTGA
- a CDS encoding lactonase family protein has translation MSSTYILSGSYATAEQAGITLWELESATGKLTKKAEVAGVERPSFLAVHPNGTSFVAVSETGDGEVVAYWLNPQKRLIQELNRQNAGGDHPAHITIDEDGQWAVSVTYSGAHVTVHPLSADGSIREMTDSKRHKGSGANADRQDAAHPHSAFQLPGTNRFFVSDLGMDAIVRYRLDLHSGTLEQEAVTKTAPGAGPRHLAFHPSGDFAYGVNELDSTVSVYALESKGLKEVQNISALPEHFTGTNTSAEIAVSGDGRFVYVSNRGHDSIAVFRVAEGLLESVGHADAGGAGPRHFTLVPNSPWIVIAHEESGTIAVKKIGEDGLPGETADSVDTVTPVCVRLLK, from the coding sequence ATGAGCAGCACATACATATTAAGTGGATCCTATGCGACTGCTGAACAGGCGGGTATCACGCTTTGGGAATTAGAATCTGCAACAGGCAAATTGACAAAAAAAGCAGAGGTCGCGGGAGTGGAGCGCCCTTCGTTCCTGGCGGTCCATCCAAACGGCACCAGCTTTGTTGCCGTTAGCGAAACAGGTGACGGGGAAGTGGTCGCCTATTGGCTTAATCCTCAAAAAAGACTGATCCAGGAACTGAACCGCCAAAATGCGGGGGGCGACCATCCTGCCCATATCACGATCGATGAAGACGGGCAGTGGGCGGTTTCCGTTACGTATTCCGGGGCGCATGTCACTGTCCATCCGCTGTCTGCGGATGGATCGATTCGTGAAATGACCGATTCCAAGCGCCATAAAGGAAGCGGGGCGAATGCGGATCGGCAAGACGCCGCCCATCCGCATTCGGCCTTTCAATTGCCGGGAACGAATCGCTTTTTCGTCTCCGATCTCGGAATGGATGCGATTGTCCGCTACCGTCTTGACCTTCATTCAGGAACGCTTGAGCAGGAAGCTGTGACCAAGACGGCACCCGGTGCAGGGCCGCGCCATCTTGCGTTTCATCCATCCGGAGATTTCGCTTACGGGGTGAATGAGCTCGATTCGACCGTTTCCGTTTATGCGCTGGAAAGCAAGGGTTTGAAAGAGGTACAGAACATTTCCGCACTGCCGGAACATTTCACAGGAACTAATACTTCCGCTGAAATCGCCGTATCGGGAGACGGGCGCTTTGTCTATGTTTCAAATCGGGGCCATGACAGCATAGCCGTGTTCCGGGTTGCGGAAGGCTTACTGGAATCGGTTGGCCATGCGGATGCCGGCGGAGCGGGGCCGCGGCATTTCACGCTGGTTCCTAACAGCCCGTGGATTGTCATCGCGCATGAAGAGTCGGGAACGATCGCCGTCAAGAAAATCGGCGAAGACGGGCTGCCAGGTGAGACAGCCGACAGTGTCGACACGGTCACGCCGGTCTGCGTGCGCTTGCTGAAATAG
- a CDS encoding SCO family protein, producing MRAQTYLLSLLLIGILFLAACGQGIDDPLNWETEEFTFTDHNNEDFGSSDLEGKVWLADFVFTNCTTVCLPMMANMKGVQEELQAQGLDVEIVSFSVDPTVDTPETLKSYAESYDVDLTSWHLLTGYSQEEIADFALENFKAIAQKPQDDDQVIHGTSFYLIDHEGVIMKDYDGLNPPVEDIVRDAEILVEEAEG from the coding sequence TTGCGAGCCCAAACTTATTTACTGAGCCTCTTGCTGATTGGCATCTTGTTTTTGGCTGCCTGCGGCCAAGGCATTGACGACCCATTGAATTGGGAAACAGAAGAATTCACTTTCACTGACCATAATAATGAAGATTTCGGATCCAGCGACCTCGAAGGAAAAGTCTGGCTGGCTGATTTTGTCTTCACCAATTGCACGACTGTCTGCCTGCCGATGATGGCGAATATGAAAGGCGTCCAGGAAGAGCTTCAAGCGCAAGGGCTTGATGTGGAGATTGTTTCATTCAGCGTGGACCCGACCGTCGACACGCCGGAAACCTTGAAATCGTATGCGGAAAGCTACGATGTCGATTTGACCAGCTGGCATCTGCTGACGGGCTACTCCCAGGAAGAGATCGCCGACTTTGCGCTTGAGAACTTCAAGGCGATTGCCCAGAAGCCGCAAGATGACGATCAAGTCATCCATGGCACTTCGTTTTATTTGATCGACCACGAAGGCGTCATCATGAAAGATTATGACGGCCTGAACCCGCCAGTTGAAGACATCGTCCGCGATGCGGAGATCCTCGTCGAGGAGGCGGAAGGATGA
- the glgB gene encoding 1,4-alpha-glucan branching protein GlgB — protein MEFLLNTWTKERLQAFHEGQMVDGYLYFGAHAFGEETTFSVWAPDIEGIDVVCVNPETEDTSTYPLEQHPHDASIWGVSIPENLEGQLYEYALRTLRGEVLWKSDPYARQSEKRPFTKSIVSGPEEYAWPLEVLKRKQTINDKHLERAMAIYEVHIGTWRRKENGEFYTYREIADQLIPYVIEMGFTHIQILPITEHPLDESWGYQTTGYFSPTGRYGTAEDLKYFVTSCTEHGLGLFLDWVPGHFCVDQHGLANFNGQLLYEEAREERRMNPDWGTLNFDINKGEVVSFILSSAHYWLEEFKFDGYRMDALVNLLFIPNIKERPHNAEGANFLRKLTASLKLHYPEKLLIAEDAWHYPKVTHPVESGGVGFDYKWNFGWMHDTLEYMKTPPAERSKAHGKMNFSMVYQYEERYQVIFSHDTVADGRKSLLNKLPGTREERFLQLRLLFGFWMAHPGKKLLFMGQEFGHFEEWEFQPELDWASLEDPQHKGIADFMKELLAFYRSEKAFFELDDERDGFMWLDADNHEQSVATFIRRGFLPEDECLVLCNFSEHHYESFHVGAPRKGSYEEIFSTNSAKFGGTAADLQQAAKTLDVPCDNQDYSLKLDLPPFTMSIWKKRKDGSDLL, from the coding sequence ATGGAATTTTTGTTGAATACATGGACAAAAGAACGGTTGCAAGCTTTTCATGAAGGACAAATGGTCGATGGCTATTTGTATTTCGGCGCACATGCATTTGGGGAAGAAACGACATTTTCGGTTTGGGCTCCTGACATTGAAGGCATCGACGTAGTCTGCGTGAACCCCGAGACGGAAGACACATCCACTTATCCGTTAGAGCAGCATCCGCATGACGCGAGCATATGGGGAGTGAGCATCCCGGAAAATTTGGAAGGCCAACTTTATGAATATGCACTTCGGACGCTAAGGGGCGAAGTGCTATGGAAATCGGACCCGTATGCACGGCAAAGCGAGAAACGGCCGTTCACCAAATCGATCGTCTCGGGTCCCGAAGAATACGCTTGGCCGCTTGAAGTCTTGAAGCGCAAGCAAACGATCAACGATAAGCATCTGGAACGGGCGATGGCCATTTACGAAGTGCATATCGGTACGTGGCGGCGCAAGGAGAATGGGGAATTTTATACGTACCGTGAAATTGCAGATCAGCTGATTCCGTATGTTATCGAGATGGGCTTCACGCATATCCAGATTTTGCCGATTACTGAACATCCGCTTGATGAATCCTGGGGCTACCAGACAACGGGTTATTTTTCGCCGACAGGACGTTACGGAACAGCCGAAGACTTAAAGTATTTTGTCACATCCTGCACAGAGCATGGCCTCGGCTTGTTCTTGGACTGGGTCCCCGGCCATTTTTGCGTCGACCAGCACGGATTGGCGAATTTCAACGGTCAGCTACTTTACGAAGAAGCACGTGAAGAGCGCCGCATGAACCCGGATTGGGGCACCTTGAACTTTGATATCAATAAAGGCGAAGTGGTGAGCTTTATCTTGTCGAGTGCCCATTATTGGCTGGAGGAATTCAAATTCGACGGCTACCGGATGGATGCGCTCGTTAATCTATTGTTCATCCCGAATATCAAGGAGCGCCCCCATAATGCGGAGGGGGCGAATTTTCTCAGAAAGCTGACGGCTAGTTTGAAGCTCCATTATCCGGAGAAATTGTTGATTGCAGAAGATGCCTGGCATTATCCGAAAGTGACCCATCCGGTCGAATCCGGCGGTGTCGGCTTCGACTATAAATGGAACTTCGGCTGGATGCATGACACGCTCGAATATATGAAAACGCCGCCCGCAGAACGGTCGAAAGCCCATGGGAAAATGAATTTTTCGATGGTGTATCAATATGAAGAGCGCTACCAAGTGATTTTTTCCCATGACACTGTAGCGGATGGGCGAAAATCCCTGCTCAACAAGCTGCCTGGCACAAGGGAAGAGCGTTTCCTCCAATTGCGTTTGCTGTTTGGATTTTGGATGGCGCATCCGGGCAAGAAATTATTGTTTATGGGCCAGGAGTTTGGCCACTTCGAGGAATGGGAATTCCAGCCCGAACTCGACTGGGCATCGCTCGAAGATCCGCAACATAAAGGGATCGCTGATTTCATGAAAGAATTGCTGGCATTCTATCGGAGCGAAAAAGCGTTTTTCGAACTCGATGATGAACGCGATGGCTTTATGTGGCTCGATGCCGATAACCATGAACAAAGCGTGGCGACCTTTATCCGCAGAGGATTTTTGCCGGAAGACGAGTGTCTCGTGCTGTGCAACTTCTCTGAACATCATTATGAAAGCTTTCATGTGGGAGCACCGCGCAAAGGCTCCTATGAAGAAATTTTCTCCACAAATTCAGCAAAATTTGGCGGCACGGCTGCCGATTTGCAGCAGGCGGCAAAAACGCTCGATGTTCCGTGCGACAATCAGGATTACTCACTGAAGCTTGACTTGCCGCCGTTCACGATGAGCATCTGGAAAAAAAGAAAAGATGGGAGTGACTTATTGTGA
- a CDS encoding glucose-1-phosphate adenylyltransferase, giving the protein MNEKVVAMLLAGGQGSRLKSLTHDIAKPAIPYGGKYRIIDFPLSNCTNSGITTVGVLTQYQPHALHRYIGLGTPWDLDRHKGGVTMLPPYAEIDGIKWYAGTASAIYQNINFLTSCEPDYVVILSGDHIYKMDYEKLVEYHKEKQADVTVSVLEVPWEEASRFGIVNTDEDMNIVEFDEKPEKPKSNLASMGVYVFDWEKLERYLEEDNSIEESTHDFGKDILPKMLVDQQKMVAYPFKGYWKDVGTVDSLWEANMDLLDPSAGLVLHDPAWRIYSSNPQLPPQVITETGRVQGSMVNEGCVISGTVKHSVIFQNVLIDKEAVVEDSVVMSGTKIGRGAHLSRVIVPPDVTVPENYRLLEPAAGITLLTQDLIDSWKESGQQ; this is encoded by the coding sequence GTGAATGAAAAAGTAGTTGCTATGCTTCTCGCAGGCGGCCAAGGAAGCCGCTTGAAATCATTGACGCACGATATTGCAAAACCCGCGATTCCTTACGGCGGGAAATACAGGATCATCGATTTTCCTTTGTCGAATTGCACCAATTCCGGCATCACGACGGTCGGTGTCTTGACGCAGTATCAGCCCCATGCTCTCCACCGCTACATCGGGCTTGGCACGCCTTGGGATTTGGATCGCCATAAAGGCGGGGTGACCATGCTGCCGCCTTACGCTGAAATCGATGGCATCAAATGGTATGCCGGCACAGCGAGTGCGATTTACCAGAACATCAATTTCCTGACCAGCTGCGAACCTGATTATGTCGTGATTTTATCGGGCGACCATATTTACAAGATGGATTATGAAAAACTCGTGGAATACCATAAGGAAAAACAAGCGGATGTCACCGTTTCTGTGTTGGAAGTGCCATGGGAAGAAGCGAGCCGTTTCGGCATCGTCAACACTGATGAAGACATGAATATCGTCGAGTTCGACGAAAAACCAGAAAAACCGAAAAGCAATCTGGCTTCCATGGGTGTGTATGTTTTTGATTGGGAAAAACTGGAGCGCTATTTAGAGGAAGACAATAGCATTGAAGAGTCTACACATGACTTCGGAAAAGATATCTTGCCGAAAATGTTAGTGGACCAACAAAAAATGGTGGCCTATCCGTTCAAGGGATATTGGAAAGATGTAGGGACGGTCGACAGCCTGTGGGAGGCGAATATGGATTTGCTTGACCCATCAGCAGGGCTCGTGCTGCACGATCCCGCCTGGCGGATTTATTCGTCAAATCCCCAGCTGCCGCCACAAGTCATCACAGAAACTGGGCGTGTGCAAGGTTCGATGGTCAATGAAGGCTGTGTCATTAGCGGGACGGTCAAACACTCGGTCATTTTCCAGAACGTGCTGATCGATAAAGAAGCGGTCGTAGAAGACAGCGTCGTCATGAGCGGCACGAAAATCGGGCGAGGGGCCCATTTGAGCCGGGTCATCGTTCCACCGGACGTGACAGTTCCGGAAAATTACCGGCTGCTCGAACCGGCAGCGGGCATCACGCTATTAACGCAAGACTTAATCGATTCATGGAAGGAGAGTGGGCAGCAATGA
- a CDS encoding sugar phosphate nucleotidyltransferase, with the protein MTLMAAVDASVKVAGLQDLTIHRSVSSIPFAGRYRLIDFALSNLVNADINSVGIFASQPFGSLIDHIGVGKSWDLDRRKEGLFFLPTTHQNGGIATVGSFRDFEEHLQFFEKSRQTHVVVTSSFVAGQLDYKEMLAHHLASGKDITEAVGASGSLKSYILSRRLMLELIRSYREKRILSVEDLVNLKKAPYSYGVYEYKGYFAIIDSIQQYFKESLGLLDENNRRLLFLPQAPIYTKVKDEPPTRYLDGSSVSNSMMANGSTILGNVKNSIISRAVTVGINASLDSCIIMQKCTIEENCDLSYVIADKDVYIEKGVKLSGTADRPIVLRKGERVTKEDSQ; encoded by the coding sequence ATGACTTTGATGGCCGCAGTGGACGCATCTGTAAAAGTAGCAGGGCTCCAAGACCTGACCATTCATCGATCGGTCTCCTCGATTCCGTTCGCCGGAAGATATCGCCTAATCGATTTCGCTTTGTCGAATTTGGTGAATGCGGATATCAACTCCGTCGGCATTTTCGCTTCGCAGCCCTTTGGGTCGTTGATTGACCATATCGGCGTCGGGAAAAGCTGGGATCTGGATAGACGTAAAGAAGGCTTGTTCTTCCTTCCGACAACCCATCAAAATGGGGGCATCGCCACAGTGGGTTCATTCCGTGACTTTGAAGAGCATCTTCAGTTTTTTGAAAAGAGCCGCCAAACGCATGTGGTGGTCACGAGCAGTTTTGTCGCGGGGCAATTGGATTATAAAGAAATGCTTGCCCATCACCTGGCATCCGGAAAAGACATTACGGAAGCGGTCGGTGCAAGCGGCTCTTTGAAATCCTATATCTTGTCGCGCAGATTGATGCTTGAATTGATCCGCTCTTATCGGGAAAAGCGCATTCTCAGCGTCGAAGATTTAGTGAATTTGAAAAAAGCGCCCTATTCATATGGCGTTTATGAATATAAAGGATATTTCGCTATCATTGACTCGATTCAACAGTATTTTAAAGAGTCACTCGGACTATTGGATGAAAACAACCGCCGATTGCTGTTTTTGCCTCAAGCTCCGATTTATACGAAAGTAAAAGACGAACCGCCGACGCGTTACCTGGATGGATCAAGCGTATCGAACTCGATGATGGCAAACGGCAGCACGATCTTGGGCAATGTCAAAAACAGCATCATCAGCCGTGCAGTTACGGTGGGCATTAATGCGAGTTTGGACAGTTGCATCATTATGCAGAAGTGCACGATCGAAGAAAATTGTGATCTTTCTTATGTCATTGCTGACAAGGACGTCTATATCGAAAAAGGCGTGAAATTGAGCGGCACAGCTGATCGGCCTATCGTCCTCAGAAAAGGCGAACGGGTCACGAAGGAGGATTCTCAATGA
- the glgA gene encoding glycogen synthase GlgA, with protein sequence MKIVMAAAECAPFAKAGGLADVIGALPQELARLGHEVQVIIPKYSLIHERYQQQFRKVEEHSFGFKGEESNYAIHELNMHGVEFLFLENDSYFERDSIYGPDDAERYAFFSRAVLDFLMRSETAPDILHVHDWHTAVLPFLLKEDPQYQQMSGRVKTVLTIHNIQFQGNFSKDVFLEQYRMDERFYDDGQVAWLENFNSLKTGILYADKLTTVSPNYRDEILTAAYGEHLENLLTERQADLHGILNGIDTEAYNPKTDEHIAQTFSAEELQGKQANKRAIQKRCGLPEQPDIPLLTMVSRLSGQKGIDVLEQSLPEFLEGDIQFVLLGSGEVHYEEFFQRLEVDYAGKVSVHLGFDEAFAHQLYAGADIFLMPSHFEPCGLSQLISMRYGTIPVANRTGGLRDTVDEYNEDDKTGTGFLSDFKAGHHFDEALSRALSFYDKPDHWNALIDNGMARDSSWSRSAKEYEKLYTSLN encoded by the coding sequence ATGAAAATTGTGATGGCCGCTGCGGAATGCGCCCCTTTTGCCAAAGCGGGTGGGCTTGCTGATGTGATCGGTGCGCTGCCGCAGGAGTTGGCCCGTCTCGGACACGAGGTGCAGGTCATCATCCCAAAATACAGTTTGATCCATGAACGTTACCAGCAACAATTCCGGAAAGTGGAAGAACACTCCTTTGGATTTAAAGGTGAAGAGAGTAATTATGCGATACATGAACTCAATATGCACGGCGTTGAATTCCTATTTTTAGAAAATGATTCGTATTTTGAACGGGACAGCATTTACGGGCCGGATGATGCTGAGCGCTACGCGTTTTTCAGCCGGGCCGTACTGGATTTTCTAATGCGTTCCGAAACCGCTCCCGATATTTTGCATGTCCATGACTGGCACACGGCTGTTTTGCCATTTCTATTGAAGGAAGATCCGCAATACCAGCAAATGTCCGGCCGCGTGAAAACAGTCCTGACGATCCACAATATCCAGTTCCAAGGGAATTTTTCGAAAGATGTGTTTTTGGAACAGTACCGCATGGATGAAAGGTTTTACGATGATGGCCAAGTGGCATGGCTCGAAAATTTCAACTCTTTGAAAACCGGCATTTTATATGCTGATAAATTGACGACTGTCAGCCCAAACTACCGCGATGAAATCTTAACAGCAGCTTACGGGGAGCATTTGGAAAACCTGCTCACTGAACGGCAAGCAGATTTGCATGGCATATTGAATGGCATCGATACAGAAGCTTATAATCCGAAAACCGACGAACACATCGCGCAGACTTTTAGCGCAGAGGAGTTGCAGGGGAAACAAGCGAACAAGCGCGCCATTCAAAAACGCTGCGGCTTGCCGGAACAGCCGGATATTCCATTATTGACGATGGTATCGCGGCTTTCGGGACAGAAAGGGATCGATGTGCTCGAACAAAGCTTGCCTGAATTTTTGGAAGGGGATATCCAGTTTGTGCTGCTCGGTTCTGGGGAAGTTCATTACGAAGAGTTTTTCCAGCGACTTGAAGTGGATTATGCGGGAAAAGTCTCTGTCCATCTTGGTTTTGATGAAGCCTTTGCCCATCAATTATACGCAGGCGCGGATATCTTCCTGATGCCTTCGCATTTTGAACCATGCGGCTTGAGCCAATTGATTTCCATGCGCTATGGCACGATTCCGGTGGCAAACCGGACAGGTGGCTTGCGCGATACGGTAGACGAATATAATGAAGACGATAAGACAGGAACGGGCTTCTTAAGCGATTTCAAAGCCGGCCATCATTTCGATGAAGCCTTATCGCGCGCGCTGTCCTTCTACGACAAGCCCGACCATTGGAATGCGTTGATCGATAATGGCATGGCGAGAGATTCCTCATGGTCGCGTTCGGCGAAAGAATACGAGAAATTATATACGAGCTTAAACTGA
- a CDS encoding glycogen/starch/alpha-glucan phosphorylase codes for MFYSKEQFKEEFNRRLTVENGDKTENTAYNVLGKMVCEQVLQEWDKQQAANRDSGDKQLYYLSIEFLLGRLLGQNLYNLGAYNLVEEALGELGYKLSEIEELEQEPGLGNGGLGRLAACFLDSLASLGLPGHGCGIRYRGGLFTQHFIKGFQVELPTDWIKEGQSLEVRRDDLALDIPFYGEASMTVEEQGVRTELENAVWVKAVPYDMPIVGAQGGTINTLRLWQAETSDRPLPYGLGYLVNELETAKISDRLYPDDALDSGKLLRLKQQYFLCSASIRTILSTRNFAIEELPEKVAIQINDTHPALSVPELMRILMDDYELDWDTAWSLTTRTISYTNHTILEEAMEKWESRLLRQLLPRVYEIIEEIDRRFRAEWESKELDEQAVHKLSIIDEGVVKMAVLAVVGSYKVNGVAKLHTEILKKREMKELNEYFPHKFHNKTNGITHRRWLLAANPELSSLITEHIGPDWIQQPEQLSELGYLANSRPFLESFQAIKRLKKEHLIHHLEREHNTIVDPDSIFDIHIKRIHGYKRQLMNILHVQQLYKRIKSDPHYRPYPRTFLFGGKSAPSYHFAKQVIKLINTVAERVNNDPVARRHLHIVFVEDYNVSHAEFLIPAADISEQISTASKEASGTGNMKFMMNGALTLGTYDGANVEIFDAVGEENAFVFGMSSEEVMRFEHDGSYNPKDIIEQDPSIREAIEELARGEWSDGPHNSDFIVRQLTEHGDPFFVLKDLADYAKTHDRVLDAYGHPVEWASMCVRNIAASGIFSSDRTIQQYSEEVWGLSKVPTN; via the coding sequence ATGTTTTACTCCAAGGAGCAATTCAAGGAAGAATTCAACCGGCGATTAACAGTGGAAAATGGGGATAAAACAGAAAACACAGCCTATAACGTATTAGGAAAAATGGTTTGTGAACAAGTGTTGCAGGAATGGGACAAGCAGCAAGCAGCCAACCGGGACAGCGGTGATAAACAATTGTATTATCTGTCGATCGAATTCCTGCTCGGCCGCTTGCTCGGGCAAAACCTGTACAATTTGGGTGCTTACAATCTGGTAGAAGAAGCGCTCGGCGAACTCGGCTATAAACTATCGGAGATTGAAGAACTCGAACAGGAACCGGGGCTTGGCAACGGCGGGCTCGGACGCTTGGCTGCGTGTTTCCTGGATTCATTGGCTTCGCTCGGCTTGCCCGGACATGGCTGCGGGATCCGCTACCGCGGTGGTTTGTTCACACAGCATTTCATCAAAGGCTTCCAAGTGGAGTTGCCGACCGATTGGATTAAAGAAGGCCAGAGTCTCGAAGTGCGCCGCGATGACCTCGCGCTCGATATCCCGTTTTATGGGGAAGCAAGCATGACTGTCGAAGAACAAGGCGTCCGCACGGAACTGGAAAATGCGGTATGGGTCAAAGCCGTGCCTTATGATATGCCGATCGTTGGGGCGCAGGGCGGTACCATCAATACGCTCAGGCTCTGGCAGGCGGAAACGTCTGATCGGCCGCTGCCTTATGGACTCGGGTATTTGGTGAATGAACTCGAGACGGCTAAAATATCCGATCGTCTTTATCCGGATGATGCACTCGATAGCGGAAAGCTGCTGCGCCTAAAACAGCAATATTTCTTGTGCAGTGCTTCGATCCGCACGATCCTTTCAACGCGCAATTTCGCTATCGAAGAATTGCCTGAAAAAGTAGCGATTCAAATCAATGATACGCACCCGGCGTTGTCCGTTCCTGAATTGATGCGGATATTGATGGACGACTATGAGCTGGATTGGGATACAGCCTGGTCGCTGACGACGCGGACCATCTCTTATACAAATCATACGATTTTAGAAGAAGCGATGGAAAAATGGGAGAGCCGCCTGCTGCGCCAGTTACTGCCACGCGTTTACGAGATCATTGAAGAAATCGACCGGCGCTTCAGAGCCGAATGGGAATCGAAGGAATTGGATGAACAAGCCGTCCACAAACTGTCGATCATCGATGAAGGCGTGGTGAAAATGGCCGTCTTGGCCGTCGTCGGCAGCTATAAAGTGAACGGGGTAGCAAAGCTTCACACTGAGATTCTCAAGAAACGCGAAATGAAAGAACTGAATGAATACTTCCCGCATAAATTCCATAATAAGACCAACGGCATCACACATCGCCGCTGGCTGCTTGCGGCAAATCCGGAATTGTCCTCACTCATTACCGAACACATTGGCCCGGATTGGATCCAGCAGCCTGAACAATTGAGTGAACTTGGGTATTTGGCGAATAGCCGGCCGTTCCTGGAATCTTTCCAGGCCATCAAAAGGCTGAAAAAAGAGCATTTGATCCACCACCTCGAAAGAGAGCACAATACCATCGTTGACCCCGATTCGATTTTTGATATCCACATCAAACGAATCCACGGTTACAAGCGCCAACTGATGAATATTTTGCATGTCCAGCAGCTATACAAGCGCATCAAAAGCGATCCGCATTACCGGCCGTATCCGAGGACCTTCTTGTTCGGTGGGAAATCCGCCCCGAGCTATCATTTTGCCAAACAAGTCATTAAGTTAATCAATACGGTCGCCGAGCGCGTCAATAATGATCCTGTCGCCAGGCGCCATCTGCACATTGTTTTCGTTGAGGATTATAACGTCAGCCACGCAGAGTTCCTGATTCCCGCAGCGGACATCAGCGAACAAATCTCCACGGCTTCCAAAGAAGCGTCAGGCACAGGTAATATGAAGTTCATGATGAACGGCGCGTTGACCCTTGGGACGTATGATGGGGCAAACGTGGAAATCTTCGATGCGGTCGGTGAAGAAAATGCCTTCGTCTTCGGAATGAGTTCAGAAGAAGTCATGCGTTTCGAGCATGACGGAAGCTATAACCCGAAAGACATCATCGAACAAGATCCGTCTATCCGCGAAGCAATTGAAGAGTTAGCGCGCGGAGAATGGTCGGATGGCCCTCATAATTCCGATTTTATCGTACGCCAATTGACAGAGCATGGGGACCCGTTTTTCGTCCTGAAGGACTTGGCGGACTATGCTAAGACGCATGACCGTGTGCTTGATGCATATGGCCATCCCGTCGAATGGGCGAGCATGTGCGTAAGGAATATCGCGGCTTCCGGCATTTTCTCAAGCGACCGGACGATCCAGCAGTATTCCGAAGAAGTATGGGGATTGTCGAAAGTTCCGACTAACTGA
- a CDS encoding SDR family oxidoreductase, translated as MAQASFDNTDLADYKASGALEGKVAIVTGASSGIGQAVAIAYAKEGARVVIGYLDDDEGAEKTLGIIQSYGGEARALGADLGKSENCDALVNFALEEFGALDIVVNNAGFQYPQTSPLDISDEQMLKTFEIKAFAMFYLVRAALPHLKKGSRIINTASINAYRGHSDLIDYSGANGAMVAMTRSLARRLVREEIAVNGIAPGPIWTPLITKTFGDLNPDVGSDFGEDVPAGRPGQPYELVKAYVFLADPQNSYMTGQFLHMNGGDYMST; from the coding sequence ATGGCACAAGCAAGTTTCGATAATACCGATCTGGCTGATTACAAAGCGAGCGGCGCTTTGGAAGGGAAAGTGGCGATTGTCACCGGCGCAAGCAGCGGCATCGGGCAAGCGGTCGCGATCGCCTATGCAAAAGAAGGAGCGCGTGTAGTCATCGGCTATCTCGATGACGATGAAGGCGCCGAAAAAACCTTGGGCATCATCCAATCCTACGGGGGCGAGGCGCGTGCTCTGGGCGCAGATCTCGGGAAATCCGAGAATTGCGATGCACTCGTGAACTTTGCGCTCGAAGAGTTCGGCGCGTTGGATATCGTCGTCAACAACGCGGGGTTCCAATATCCGCAAACGTCGCCGCTCGATATCAGCGACGAGCAAATGCTGAAAACTTTTGAAATCAAGGCATTTGCGATGTTTTATTTAGTGCGTGCGGCTTTGCCTCATTTGAAAAAAGGGTCGCGCATCATCAATACCGCTTCCATCAATGCCTACCGGGGCCATTCGGATCTCATCGATTATTCAGGGGCAAACGGGGCGATGGTCGCCATGACTCGTTCCTTGGCCAGACGGCTCGTCCGTGAGGAAATTGCGGTCAACGGCATTGCGCCAGGCCCGATATGGACGCCGCTCATCACGAAAACTTTCGGTGATTTGAACCCGGACGTCGGGTCTGATTTCGGTGAAGACGTGCCGGCAGGACGCCCGGGACAGCCATATGAACTCGTAAAAGCCTATGTGTTCTTAGCGGATCCGCAAAATTCCTATATGACCGGGCAATTCTTGCATATGAACGGCGGCGACTATATGTCGACATGA